The DNA segment GAAAAGACCAAGAACTTTTTAATGGAAGCAAAACTTCCAGATGCAAGACCACTTATCAATGTCTGTGACCGCTTTGGTTTTGTTCCAGACCTCACACATTACTTGTACTCTAACAACATGCTTCGGTACATTGAAGGTTATGTGCAAAAGGTATTCTTTTTCATttgaaagtttttcttttatgtGGGAAAATCGTCTTTCATGTACTTAATCTGCTTGATTTATGGATAGGTCAATCCTGGAAATGCTCCATTGGTTGTTGGTCAACTCCTAGATGACGAATGTCCTGAGGATTTCATTAAAGGTCTGATCCTTTCTGTCCGCTCTCTGCTTCCGGTCGAGCCTCTCGTGGAAGAGTGTGAGAAAAGGTATCTTATCTGCTTTCTCGAACTTCACTTTCATGTAGTTTTTTCCTTGATATCCTTATGTATGTTGCGTGGTATGCAGGAATCGCCTCCGCCTACTTACTCAATTTTTGGAACATCTTGTGAGTGAAGGAAGCCAAGATGTGCATGTGCACAATGCTTTAGGTAAAATCATAATTGATAGCAACAACAATCCAGAGCACTTTCTTAACACCAACCCGTACTATGATTCACGTGTTGTGGGTAAGTACTGTGAGAAGCGTGATCCTACCCTTGCTGTCATCGCATACAGAAGAGGACAATGTGATGATGAACTCATCAATGTTACAAATAAGAACTCTTTGTTCAAGCTGCAAGCTAGGTCAGTGAGTTGTATATTCTTAGTTTATGGCTCATTAGTTTCTTGTTTCATAGAAGTTAATTCACTGCTTTTGTTGTATCAGATATGTGGTTGAAAGAATGGATGGTGATCTGTGGGGAAAAGTTCTAGATCCAGAAAACGAATTCAGAAGACTGCTCATCGATCAAGTTGTATCAACTGCTTTGCCTGAAAGCAAGAGCCCAGAGCAAGTCTCTGCTGCTGTTAAAGCTTTTATGACAGCTGATCTTCCTCACGAACTAATTGAATTGCTTGAAAAGATTGTTCTTCAAAATTCGGCATTTAGTGGGAACTTTAACCTTCAAAACTTACTTATCTTGACTGCAATCAAGGCAGATCCATCCAGGGTTATGGACTACATTAATAGGCTTGACAACTTTGACGGCCCAGCTGTTGGAGAAGTTGCTGTGGAAGCTCAACTATATGAAGAAGCTTTTGCGATTTTTAAGAAGTTTAATTTGAATGTCCAGGCAGTCAATGTTTTACTGGATAACATTCGAGACATTAACCGAGCCGTAGAATTTGCATTCCGTGTTGAAGAAGATGCCGTTTGGAGTCAAGTGGCCAGAGCTCAACTCAGGGAAGGCCTGGTGAGCGATGCAATTGAGTCATTTATACGTGCCGACGATGCCTCCCAATTCTTGGAAGTCATCCGAGCTGCAGAGGATGCAGATGTTTATCATGACCTGGTGAAGTACCTTCTCATGGTTAGACAAAAAACAAAAGAGCCCAAAGTGGACAGTGAACTAATTTATGCATACGCCAAGATTGATAGGCTTGGTGACAttgaagaatttattcttatgcCAAATGTTGCTAATCTGCCTAATGTTGGTGATCGCTTGTACGATGAAGCTTTGTACGAGGCTGCGAAGATTATTTTCGCCTTTATTTCTAACTGGGGTAAATTGGCGATCACACTCGTGAAGTTGAAGCAATTTCAAGGTGCTGTTGACGCAGCACGGAAGGCTAATAGCGCCAAGACATGGAAAGAAGTCTGCTTTGCCTGTGTTGATGCTGAGGAGTTTCGCTTGGCTCAGATATGTGGTCTCAACATTATTGTACAGGTACTTGCAGATTCTCaagttgtttttttatttatgattaacTTTATCAGAATGAGCATGTCCTAtttcataatcataaatttcTGGACTACAAATACTGCAGCATAAATTATTTtgtgattaaattattttgtgatTGTTATAGGTTGATGATCTGGAAGAGGTTAGTGAGTATTATCAAAACAGAGGATGCTTTAATGAGCTTATATCTCTTATGGAGAGCGGTTTAGGATTGGAACGAGCCCATATGGGGATCTTCACCGAGTTGGGTGTCCTCTATGCTAGATACCGCCATGAGAAGCTTATGGAGCACATCAAATTGTTCTCTACTCGTCTCAATATTCCCAAGCTGATCCGAGCGTGCGATGAACAGCAGCATTGGCAAGAACTGACTTACCTATACGTCCAGTATGACGAGTTTGATAATGCGGGGACAACTGTCATGAATCATTCTCCTGAGGCTTGGGAACACATGCAGTTCAAAGATATTATTGTCAAAGTTGCCAACGTCGAGCTATATTACAAAGCTGTGCACTTCTATTTGCAGGAGCACCCCGACCTCATCAATGATATTTTGAATGTCCTAGCTCTTCGCATTGATCACACTCGTGTCGTAGACATAATGAGAAAAGTCCGTTCTCCTATTTgattttcatgttttcttcGCACctcaatatctttttttttttgaaatcttgTGAGATTTTCTCAACGTATTGTTTTAATCTATGCAGGCTGGTCATCTGCGTCTTGTTAAGCCTTATATGGTAGCAGTTCAGAGCAATAACGTGTCTGCAGTGAATGAAGCTCTCAATGAGATTTATGTCGAGGAAGAGGATTATGATAGACTACGTGAATCAATTGATTTACATGATAATTTCGATCAGATTGGCCTTGCTCAAAAGGTTAATTGTGATGCCTTGTACTTCTTTTATTTCCTTCCTTCTGAAGTTAACACCCATATCTCTTTCTTCGAGTAGATTGAGAAGCACGAGCTTCTTGAGATGAGGCGTGTTGCAGCTTACATCTACAAGAAAGCCGGCAGGTGGAAGTTATCAATTGCATTGTCCAAGAAAGACAACCTTTACAAAGATGCAATGGAGACAGCATCACAATCGGGTGATCGGGAACTTGCTGAAGAGTTGCTTGTTTACTTCATTGAACAGGTACAGTTAAATCATTTTTTATGACAATAAATCTCAGGATGTTAAAATTCACTTGAATTTGGATACCTGATTGTTTTATATACTAACATAAATCTGTTGCTGTTCTCTGTATGGTTTGTAGGGTAAGAAGGAGTGCTTTGCATCATGCCTCTTCGTTTGTTATGATCTGATTCGCCCAGATGTTGCACTTGAGCTTGCTTGGATGAATAACATGATCGACTTTGCCTTTCCCTATCTGTTACAGGTGATTCTCCATCTTTCTTTACATACATCCTTGGTTAGTGTGCATATTGATTGATTACCTAAGAAGTCGAATAGaaagttaattttttaatatttcttgaTATCTTATATTCTTTTGTACGCAATTCATATGCAAACGTGTAACATTTCCCTATGTCATAGTTTATCCGTGAATACACTGGCAAAGTTGATGAACTAATTAAGGAAAAGATTGAGGCCATGAAGGAAGTGAAAGCAAAAGAGGACGAGGAGAAAGATGTTGTTATGCAACAGGTAATACAGTTGGTGCAAGATCATGTTTTAGTTCAAAAGTTTTACACACACATGATTTGTGAAACATCTggttttaaattaatttgtttcTATTTAATCTGGTTTGAACTCTGGGTTTTTAGCAACTTGAGTTTGATTATATGATGTATCTGGTGCTAATTTTGGAGCATGTTTTTATTTGCTTATGAGTTTGTTCTGATggcttttcaaaaaaaattggataCGAGTATTTTTTAACCCAATTGAATGAGAATTGGAGTTTCAGTTTAGACATAGGATTTAATTGGCATTGCCATTCCTAATAATGCGACCAACGACCTGAGATTTTACATTTGTCTAATTAGAATTTTGCTTCTGATgaatatatcaaatttatataCTATATACTGCAGAATTTGTATGCCCAGTTGCTGCCTCTTGCTTTGCCGGCTCCACCTATGCCAGGCATGGGAGGTTCCGGAATGGGAGGTGGTTATGGTGTTCCCCTACCGCCACCAATGGGTGGTATGGGCATGCCTCCGATGCCACCTTTTGGCATGCCACCGATGGGGTCTTATTGAAATATGGATGGTTTCATGGCCGAAGATTCATTTCAGGTACTCTCTTGGTGTCATAAAAGGACACAATGTTTGGAGTTTTGTTCACAACATTTCTTAGTTTATTTATCAAGCTTTTCAAATTTCCGAAATTTGACTGGCTGCAGGATTTGGCAGAATTCAAGTTACAAAATAATGTGATGATCCGCCGTTGTCTGTCATAGGGTGTGGATATATATATGATACTTTGTAATATTCTTTGGTAGTGGAGGTAATTTTTTTGCAGCTTTAGGCGGCAAGTTGAACTGCTGAAggattatatgtattttataaaagaaaagtcGACAACAAG comes from the Primulina huaijiensis isolate GDHJ02 chromosome 8, ASM1229523v2, whole genome shotgun sequence genome and includes:
- the LOC140982837 gene encoding clathrin heavy chain 1-like, coding for MAAANAPITMKEALTLTSIGINPQFITFTNVTMESDKYICVRETAPQNSVVIIDMSMPNQPLRRPITADSALMNPNTRILALKAQLPGTTQDHLQIFNIEAKAKMKSHQMPEQVVFWKWITPKMLGLVTQSSVYHWSIEGDSEPVKMFDRTANLANNQIINYKCDPSEKWLVLIGIAPGSPERPQLVKGSMQLFSVDQQRSQALEAHAASFASFRVAGNDKDSILISFATKSSNSGQITSKLHVIELGAQPGKPSFTKKQADLFFPPDFADDFPVAMQISHKYSLIYVITKLGLLFVYDLDSAAAVYRNRISPDPIFLTSEASSVGGFYAINRRGQVLLATVNEATIVPFVSGQLNNLELAVNLAKRGNLPGAENLVVQRFQELFAQTKYKEAAELAAESPQGILRTPDTVAKFQSVPVQTGQTPPLLQYFGTLLTKGKLNAFESLELSRLVVNQNKKNLLENWLAEDKLECSEELGDLVKTVDNDLALKIFIKARATPKVVAAFAERREFDKILIYSKQVGYTPDYLFLLQTILRSDPQGAVNFALMMSQMEGGCPVDYNTITDLFLQRNMIREATAFLLDVLKPNLPEHAFLQTKVLEINLVTFPNVADAILANGMFSHYDRPRIAQLCEKSGLYVRALQHYSELPDIKRVIVNTHAIEPQALVEFFGTLSPEWAIECMKDLLLVNLRGNLQIIVQVAKEYCEQLGVDVCIKLFEQFKSYEGLYFFLGSYLSSSEDPEIHFKYIEAAAKTGQIKEVERVTRESNFYDAEKTKNFLMEAKLPDARPLINVCDRFGFVPDLTHYLYSNNMLRYIEGYVQKVNPGNAPLVVGQLLDDECPEDFIKGLILSVRSLLPVEPLVEECEKRNRLRLLTQFLEHLVSEGSQDVHVHNALGKIIIDSNNNPEHFLNTNPYYDSRVVGKYCEKRDPTLAVIAYRRGQCDDELINVTNKNSLFKLQARYVVERMDGDLWGKVLDPENEFRRLLIDQVVSTALPESKSPEQVSAAVKAFMTADLPHELIELLEKIVLQNSAFSGNFNLQNLLILTAIKADPSRVMDYINRLDNFDGPAVGEVAVEAQLYEEAFAIFKKFNLNVQAVNVLLDNIRDINRAVEFAFRVEEDAVWSQVARAQLREGLVSDAIESFIRADDASQFLEVIRAAEDADVYHDLVKYLLMVRQKTKEPKVDSELIYAYAKIDRLGDIEEFILMPNVANLPNVGDRLYDEALYEAAKIIFAFISNWGKLAITLVKLKQFQGAVDAARKANSAKTWKEVCFACVDAEEFRLAQICGLNIIVQVDDLEEVSEYYQNRGCFNELISLMESGLGLERAHMGIFTELGVLYARYRHEKLMEHIKLFSTRLNIPKLIRACDEQQHWQELTYLYVQYDEFDNAGTTVMNHSPEAWEHMQFKDIIVKVANVELYYKAVHFYLQEHPDLINDILNVLALRIDHTRVVDIMRKAGHLRLVKPYMVAVQSNNVSAVNEALNEIYVEEEDYDRLRESIDLHDNFDQIGLAQKIEKHELLEMRRVAAYIYKKAGRWKLSIALSKKDNLYKDAMETASQSGDRELAEELLVYFIEQGKKECFASCLFVCYDLIRPDVALELAWMNNMIDFAFPYLLQFIREYTGKVDELIKEKIEAMKEVKAKEDEEKDVVMQQNLYAQLLPLALPAPPMPGMGGSGMGGGYGVPLPPPMGGMGMPPMPPFGMPPMGSY